GTTGTTCCTTTCAACAACAGCATTTTCCTTTACAACGGTTAAATGAGCAACACCAACGCCATCGACACGAAGGGAACCAGGAGCAACAGTTGCTGCAAGCTGATTTCGATTTCAATGCAGAGGCCAGGGGCTTTTCTTGTTGTTTCTGCTGCACTTTTTCTTCCTCTGAAACATTACTTTCATCTTCCGAACTGCAATGATACCAATATAACTTAAAGCTGAAAAGTTACCACAAGATCTCGAATTTCTTGTAGATTGTTTATGAAACCCCAAATATAAGCATCGTAAGCGTAATATGGAGCCCATGTTACTTGGATGTGAGTATTGGATACGGACATGTTATTCAGTATGCTTGATTTCTTCTCAGCTTTATCATATATTTAGAGCATTATTGGAAACAAATACCGGATATCAAACTCTTAAAAGAAAGTTTTTCTTTCCCAAAGATATCCTATATCTAATATTTGATAGAGGTGGGGGAAAAGATTAGTCTACACTGAAGAACACTGCATAAAACAACTCAAATATATGCATCATAAGTGCAGCCTATGTTAATTGGACATGAGTGAGTGTCAGATATGGAGATGCAATTGAGTATGCTCAAATCTTCTTAGTTTTTTCATTTACTTGGAGCATCATATTCATACCTCTATACTCTCTATACTCATTTCCAAATATGTGATCAGACACAAATATTGACATCAATATTTTAGAAGAAAGTCTTTCTTGCCCAAAGATCTACTTATATCTAATTTTTGATACAGTAACATAGATGTAGGGAGAAAAAGAGAAACATACTCTGAACAACAACAGCAGAATCTTTTCAAGCTGCAGTTGCAACAGTTGCTGCAAGCTGATTTCGATTTCAATGCAGAGGCCAAGGGCTTTTCTTCTTGTTTCTGCTTCACTTCTTTCTTTGAAACATTAGGCTTTTCTTGTAGTTTCTCCTGCACTTTTTCTTCCTCTGAAACGTTACTTTCATCTTCCGAACTGCAATGATACCGATATAACTTAAGCTGAAAAGTTCCCACAAGTTCTAGAATTTCTTGTAGATTGTATATGAAACCCCAACTATAAGCATCGTAAGCATAATATGCAGCCCATGTTACTTGGATATGAGCATTGGATACGGACATGTGATCGAGTATGCTTGATTTCTTCTCAGTTTTATCATATATTTAGAGCATTATTGGAAACAAATACCGGATATCAAACTTTTAAAAGAAAGTTTTTCTTTCCCAAAGATATCTAATATTTGATAGAGGTGGGGGAAAAGAGAAGTCTACACTGAAGAAAACTGCATAAAACAACTCAAATATATGCATCATAAGTGCAGCCTATGTTAATTGGACATGAGTGGGTGTCAAATATGGAAATTCGATTGAGCATGCTCGATTCTTCTTAGTTCTTTCATTTACTTGGAGCATCATATTCATACCTCTATACTCACTATACTCATTTCCAAATATGTGATCAGACACAAATATTGACATCAACCTTTTAAAAGAAGGTCTTTCTTGCCCAAAGATCTACTTATATCTAATTTTTGATACAGTAGCATATATGTAGGGAGAAAAGAGAAACATACTCTGAACAACAACAGCAGAATCTTTTCAAGCTGCAGTTCCAACAGTTGCTGCAAGCTGATTTCGATTTCAATGCAGAGGCCAAGGGCTTTTCTTGTTGTTTCTGCTGCACTTTTTCTTTCTTTGAAACATTAGGCTTTTCTTGTAGTTTCTGCTGCACTTTTTCTTCCTCTGAAACATTACTTTCATCTTCTGAACTGCAATGATACCAATATAACTTCAGCTGAAAAGTTCCCACAAGATCTAGAATTTCTTGTAGATTGTATATGAAACCCCAAATATAAGCATCGTAAGCATAATATGCAACCCATGTTACTTGGATATGAGTATTGGATACGGACATGTGATTGAGTATGCTTGATTTCTTGTCAGTTTTCTCATATATTTAGAGCATTATTGGAAACAAATACCGGATATCAAACTTTTAAAAGAAAGTTTTTCTTTCCCAAAGATATGCTATATCTAATATTTGATAAAGGTGGGGGAAAAGAGAAGTCTACACTGAAGAAAACTGCATACAACAACCCAAATATATGCATCATAAGTGCAGCCTATGTTAATTGGACATGAGTGAGTGTCAGATATGGAGATGCGATTGAGTATGCTCGATTCTTCTTAGTTTTTTCATTTACTTGGAGCATCATATTCATACCTCTATCCTCTCTATACTCATTTCCAAATATGTGATCAGACACAAATATTGACATCAATCTTTTAAAAGAAAGTCTTTCTTGCCCAAAGATCTACTTATATCTAATTTTTGATACAGTAGCATAGATGTAGGGAGAAGAAGAGAAACATACTCTGAACAACAACAGCAGAATCTTTTCAAGCTGCAGTTCCAACAGTAGCACAACGCGCAGCTATAATTAGAACAGTAGCAGAAAGCCCAGCTACAACCAGAACAGGAGCATGATGGCCATGCACACTTCTTCTTGCTTTTGTTTTTTCTGCAGTAGAAAAGGTGCATATTCATTATAGAGAAACCACTAGGTTTGAAATTTCTATATGATTCTGCACATAAGAAGAATAGACATGGACATGCAATTCTTGATAAGGACCTTGTGACACATGGATTTGAAATAAATTAGAAGATGGGTACGACAAGACACcgcaaactttttattttcctttttgacAATAGTATGCAAAAAGAATATATAATTGATACTTTTCTTTAAATATTAACATGCAAATAGCTTTTGTTCATTGTTGATTCCCCTGCTTTGCATGTTGTGCTGTGTCCAGGTGTTTTCACATGTCAAGCATGTATTCCACCCCAACGAAACAATTTTCCATGTTAGATCCATGCACGAAGTGTCTGTGCTTCATGGGTATGCATCAAACAAGCATTGGGTTTGAAATTTACATATGGGAATGAATAAATGATAACATAAGGTTTGTATGAACAACTGCATAGACACCAAGGTAAAAGGTACTTGTTTTGCAGAAAGAAAAACTTATGTTGAGCACATCAATCCACAAGTATATAGGATAATTTTGCAGATAAAAGAACACTGTCAACTTACACTGGAAAGTCAAAGGAGCATTGACCAATTCTACTTTCAGAAATATTGGGCTGATTCCAGGGCGCAATTGACAGTGACTTGTCAACAATTGGTTCTTCAGCAGTAAGGGCTGTTTTATCCTTAACAGCATCATCTGAAACCACAGTTTCCTTGCTTTTGTCAAATTCAAAATTCTCTGTGTACGTTGGAGCAACAGCAGGGAATGGAATTAATGCCTTAACTTCACCTGGCTTTTCCACACCACGGGCAGTTTCCTTGTTTTGAATTAGATCTCTGGCGAAACTAGTGCTCCCTACTTTAATGCTAAACAATGAGTCATTAGAAGCAAGACTCCAATCCATAGGTGCTGATGATTTACTTACAGAAAATACAGCAGACGGAATCCTATACGGATCATACTCTTCAACCCCTCTATCCATTACTTGGATTGGAGGGGATTGTGTCAATGCTGATTCTTGTGCAACAATGGGAACTTGGGAATTAGATGTTGAACCTGCAGATCCATTTTGAGTTCGTTTTAATATGGAAGAGCTCTTGCCAGAAGTTAATCCTGATATGCCTGATTCTTGTGTATCTGCTTGAGACTTATCATCGGTAGATGAACCAGATGAAGGTGAAGACAATGATGATGAAGACGAAGATGTCGGCGAGCTAATATTTTCAGTTGACATATCACCTTTAGACCTATCAATCTCCCCTTGAGCTACTTCTGATCGATTACTTCTTCCACTTTCATCTTTTGGCCCTTTGTGTATTTCAACATCATTTTTGTTTCCTGAGCCCTTAATAATTCCAGAATTGCCATTACTTTTAGTTCCTTCAATACTATTTAGGATCTCTGAAAGGGCATCTGAATCATTACTGCTTCCACTATCTTCACTTGAATGCTTACTGTTTCCATTTTCATCCTTAAATTTTACACGTTTGCTTGAATTCTTACTCTTTCTATTGATGCTATCAGAGTCCATAACTTAAAAAGTTTGTACGAAACAGGGTCAAAATCATGCATTTGTATTTATCAACACATAGATCTACCTGGAAAATGAAAAACAGAAAGAAACCTTTCGCCATGTCAGTGAAAAGATGAAGTGTTCACAGATTTAGACAAAGTTCAAAGACTATGTGACGTTCAACAACTTCAAAAcattgtaataataataataataataacaccaTTGTAATGCTGAAAACAATATCTATGTTTGATGACTGGTCAGTTTTATGAATTGAGGAAGGAATCTAGAATGAATAACAAATATACAGCCTATGCAATGAACATTGTAGTGAAATCGTGAAAAACAATGCATGCCCTAAAGTACCCGTGTTCGACACATATGTCTATGATAGAATTTCATGATGATGATAAGCTCTTCCAAACAAAGTAAAAAGTGAGAAGGACCATGTTGGATACATCGGACACTTAAAATCATAAGCATGAAGAACAAAGGCATTTGGTAGCAGAAATTCTCTGATATATACTATATTCAGAAAAGACATTACGTTTCATTCCATTAGCAATTTCAATTCTAAGTTGAAAGCTTCGTTAATTTATCAAATTGCTGAACTAATACCAGAAATAAATGCAATCAATTCATTTCCCTTGAACAATTTCTACTATGTTTATTTTTCAGAAATTAAGAGAAAAACAATTATAATAAACTTAttggaaaagagaaaaagaacaAACATACTTTAGTTTTGTAGCATTGAACATATGAACTGTTGAAATTAGACTCGTCGGAAGTGTCTCCGGGCTATCCTCAGCAGCTTCTTTACGTTCAACAAATATCTAAAATCGGAATATACCtatcaattttaaaagttaaaaaaagagGGAATTAACAAAAAAAGAAACCCGTCATATGTTTATCCCCAACTTTTTTAAAAGGATAGTCACAAAATTAACCAGAAAACCGAAACCGATAATTGAGAATCAAATtacacataaaaaaaaaaacaactgaTTTTTCGTTTTGTTTGTATAATAATTCaatcataaatttaaaaaaaaaactgcataaaaataattaagaggTTTAAAAATGTGGATGGAGTAACGCCAATTTTTGCAAAATTTGTTCATAGTTTCTGAAACTAACCTCATCAAAATTGCAATTGAAGACGTTGTTGTAAGTTTTCAACTTACTGCGTCTTTCCATTTATTTGCAGGATGAAGGAAACAGTTGAGCTCGATATAGCTTAGTTTTTCAAATTTTCTTGCATTTGCAGTTCGTATGGTACCAGCATGAAGACTGATGGTTTCTACAACAAGCTTAGATTGGTTATGGTTACTTAAAATGGCCAACTCCAATGCCTTTATAAAACCTTGTTCTATCAGTTTCTGCTTGTTTTTGGTAAATTACTCATAGTACttttattttaagttaaaatGTGGGACAAGTATGTACTTTTCGAAAAATAAGCTGTACTTTTATTTCATTCACTTTACTCTCTTTTAccttttatatttcaaaattcaaactcaactttttatattttatatttcaaaatttaaactcaactttttatatttcaaaattcaatgTCAActcttaatattattaattattttattaaatttaaattaaaaattaaattatttttaatttaatgattattaagtgaattttttattttaaaaatgttatagcagcaaatttaataaaaataataataatcttatCAATTAacctgaattttaaattttaaaaataaaaaattaaattccataaaataagagtataatgactaaatttctatttttaaaaagtataaatatttataacatattttaacctttattttaATACATCTATCCTCAATTTAAGTGATACCAAAGTCTATTTATTTTTACTACTAATTCCCAAAaactattttactatttaaaatgctatttaagtgttaaatatttattttataaataaatttaaataaaaataaaatatcattattaaatatgaattcaaaatgaatttaaaagTAAATCTTCGAATATTTTGTAATCACAACGACAAAAAGATTTTGCACATAAAAATTGTTAATGCAAAATTAACTTACATTTAATGATTCTTAGTTAAAGAATCAAATCATTAAAATCAACATTACAAATAAGCAATGATTTAAGTCCAATTTTTTTTTACTCTCAAGTTGCAACCTCAATTATATACATCTAAGTGAGATTCTAACTACTTACTTTCTCAAACTACTTTGTAGGCTTTACCAAGTCATTTAAAgatgaaaatgtttaaaaaaaaatgttCTTCACTTGAACATATAGATTTAATTACTCATTCAATGAAATCAATGAGCTCcattttttccttattttattacatAATGATTAGAACTGTCCATAAATCCTTCTTACTCGTAATTAGGAAGATAAAATGCGTTTGAGCACATTCGAATCCACGTCTTTTTGCACTAATAATAATATCGATGTCAACCGAGTTAAGACTCAGTCaactttattttctattttaaacaCTCATCATATCATGTTATTCAAAGAGACCCCTTAACTTCAAACCTCTGTTTCATGTCAATAACATGTATTTGACCTTTTCACACCTTATTTTTCGTAGTCTTCAAAATCGCACGGATTCTTTACACATTAACTTTTTATTCCATGAAGAGCAAGTTTTTATGTTCTTGTACTTGGCATCCTAATTATTATTCTTACTACATAATACATTAGTAAAACTAATACAAAGACAAAAACTGTCAACTAAAGATAGTGTTGTCGCAAAATATTGTGGTTATTGGTGTTGGTACAAGTACTATGGAGGCCCCTGTACTTTGATTTAAAGTATAGGGATTAATTTACCCGATTTTTGAATAGAGGAGGTAAAATGTAATCTGACTTCTAGTATAATGCCTCCGTGGTACTTTTACTTAATCTTATTCATCCTTTCTTAATAGCACATatctatatattatataaaaccaGCTCCTAAGGGAGCCATAAGAGTAAATAGGGAtataatattgtaacacccctcactagTTCGGTCGCCGAACCCGAATTATAGGATGTTATGATAGTTAACGGAACAATTACATGCAAAACTAAATTCAATAATATTAAATAACATGTAATTGTTACATATATCATGCATGACAAACAAAACCGAGTCTAAgtcaagcttacaaaagctttaaAACTTACCCAGAACAAACAGGGATCAAACTGtaacattttcaaaaaataaaggtAATCATGCAAAATAGggatcacacggtcgtgtatccAAGCCGTGTggatcaaattgaaaaaattcatcaaaagtcacacgaccgtgtaacaaaCTGAGACCGTGTGAAAAAACTAGATGACCAACTCTATAgtactcacatgggcgtgtggtcaacCTATGTGACAATCAGAAACCGTGTGCTTTTAACTATTTCCCAatagacacatggttgtgtcacCAGCCCGTGTATGAAACATGATCGTGTGGTACAAATTATGCCATTTGATGTCTACTTCAAATCCAACCTTAAGATGTAATCTCAAAATGCATTTTGGTAACTTAATAACctgttcaaaacataccaaaacatatcatataacaaTCCCTAATCATCTAACTAATATGCCTCAATGAAACCATTACACAACAAGGTTAAATAAGTATCACGAACCAGTCAAGTCAATTGATACAACTCTATACCATTTATATCACACTAATCCAACCATTTTACAATCAAATACGACCATTTGAGAGCTTCAACCATTGTAAACCGTAATACCATTTTGTAAATTTTAAGCACTCTAAAGAGGCATTCAAAAACCAACCACATTCTTAGCTTAAACACATAAAATCTCCCATTTATACACACATACAATTCAAGCCCTATCTACATATTATATACACATTCCAAACAAGTATTATATAGGGACCATTTCATCATCTTTCAAAATTAACACTTAACCATATTGAAACCTATTTACATTCCACATAACTGGGTCAAAAATGGTTCAAAAGTCTACTGAAACTGAAGCTGGGTAGTGTGAGCTCCAAGTCTATTCGATCTCCACGATCAGCAAAAGACAACTATAATACAGGAAAAcataacagagtaagcattatatgtgcttagtaagctcataggtgTTAAAACAGTAAACTTACctcaattcaaaattaaaaaattgagaCATACTGAGACTAACATGGAAATtgtaacattctctataattccactattatttatagttcattcagagctgtctatttgagtcatagttactaaattatttatatctcaagctacaaaattccaaattaaaaattGCTTGatgtttctgaaactagactcaaatacctttctaccataaaattttcagaatttttggttcaaccaataagtacagtaaaatctttaAACTTACCCCTGTTCTACTGTCTGACAGCTTCGACCATTCTttgctaaaaattaattatctcttagtacaaaatttggatgatgtttccatttgtttatattgaaatagactcattaataatttaaacatgtaaattttaacccctaattatttttctccaattttttatgattgtccaaagtcaaaacaggggaacacttctcacaaaatttattatatctcatgatttacaattcaattTCTTATACCAtttattctatgagaaactagactcaataagctttaattccatatttttttcatcctctaatttgatttctaaaatttatggtgatttttcaaagttagcttaccactgctgtctaaaactgttttagtgcaatatgtttattaccattttttctctaagcttttaataaatgataatttcgtcacTGCTCAATTaattctcaattaacactttattctatcactttaaactacttataacctttgggaatcagaatttcagcactagactttaattccaaactttttcacaa
This window of the Gossypium arboreum isolate Shixiya-1 chromosome 12, ASM2569848v2, whole genome shotgun sequence genome carries:
- the LOC108477096 gene encoding cell wall protein RBR3 isoform X1, with the protein product MDSDSINRKSKNSSKRVKFKDENGNSKHSSEDSGSSNDSDALSEILNSIEGTKSNGNSGIIKGSGNKNDVEIHKGPKDESGRSNRSEVAQGEIDRSKGDMSTENISSPTSSSSSSLSSPSSGSSTDDKSQADTQESGISGLTSGKSSSILKRTQNGSAGSTSNSQVPIVAQESALTQSPPIQVMDRGVEEYDPYRIPSAVFSVSKSSAPMDWSLASNDSLFSIKVGSTSFARDLIQNKETARGVEKPGEVKALIPFPAVAPTYTENFEFDKSKETVVSDDAVKDKTALTAEEPIVDKSLSIAPWNQPNISESRIGQCSFDFPVKNKSKKKCAWPSCSCSGCSWAFCYCSNYSCALCYCWNCSLKRFCCCCSDSEDESNVSEEEKVQQKLQEKPNVSKKEKVQQKQQEKPLASALKSKSACSNCWNCSLKRFCCCCSDSEDESNVSEEEKVQEKLQEKPNVSKKEVKQKQEEKPLASALKSKSACSNCCNCSLKRFCCCCSDSEDESNVSEEEKVQQKQQEKPLASALKSKSACSNCCSWFPSCRWRWCCSFNRCKGKCCC
- the LOC108477096 gene encoding uncharacterized protein LOC108477096 isoform X2; amino-acid sequence: MDSDSINRKSKNSSKRVKFKDENGNSKHSSEDSGSSNDSDALSEILNSIEGTKSNGNSGIIKGSGNKNDVEIHKGPKDESGRSNRSEVAQGEIDRSKGDMSTENISSPTSSSSSSLSSPSSGSSTDDKSQADTQESGISGLTSGKSSSILKRTQNGSAGSTSNSQVPIVAQESALTQSPPIQVMDRGVEEYDPYRIPSAVFSVSKSSAPMDWSLASNDSLFSIKVGSTSFARDLIQNKETARGVEKPDDAVKDKTALTAEEPIVDKSLSIAPWNQPNISESRIGQCSFDFPVKNKSKKKCAWPSCSCSGCSWAFCYCSNYSCALCYCWNCSLKRFCCCCSDSEDESNVSEEEKVQQKLQEKPNVSKKEKVQQKQQEKPLASALKSKSACSNCWNCSLKRFCCCCSDSEDESNVSEEEKVQEKLQEKPNVSKKEVKQKQEEKPLASALKSKSACSNCCNCSLKRFCCCCSDSEDESNVSEEEKVQQKQQEKPLASALKSKSACSNCCSWFPSCRWRWCCSFNRCKGKCCC